The Gemmatimonadota bacterium genome segment GGCATCCGCCTTAGCGGACTGTTGAACGATATCTTCGCTTCACCCTGATTCACCCCCTGGCCATCGACCTGACCGCACCTGTCAACCTCCGAAAAGCATGACCCCTCCCGCCGCCAGCACCAGTCCGGTGATGGTGGTCTGCAGGTAGCGCTCCGGGAGCTTGCGGGACATCCGCACGCCCAGGGGCACGCCCACCAGCGATCCGGCCGCCATGGTCACGGCGATGGCGAGATCCAGCTGGCTGCTGCCGGCGTAGATGATCGAACTCGTGAAGGTCAGCGACAGCGCGATGAAGATGGAGGAACCCACCGTGTCCACCGCGGTGAGGCGGAAGATGATGATCATCAGCGGCACGATCAGGATGCCGCTGCCCACCGAGGTGGAGGCGATCAACCCGCCGATGACGGTACCCAGCGCCACCGCGAGAACGATCTTCGCACCCGTGACCCGGGCAGAAATCTGCTGGCCCGCTTGGTCCGCACGGTCCGCCTGGTCCGCCCGGTCCTTTACCGCGCGGGAAACCGGCCGCATGAACATGTGCCACAGGATCAACAGGCCGGAAAGAATGACCACGGCCGCGATGAACTGTCGCAGATTCGTCTGGAGTGCTTGCCAGGCCGGGTCGGCTGGGTCCATGTCTCCGGCGTACCCCGTGATCCAGAGGGCCACGGCTACAGAGACGGGCACCGCACCTGCCAGGAAATACGCCGAGGTGCGGAACCGGATGGTACCCTGCCTGAAGTGGAAAAACACGGCCGGGAGCTTGCAGAGGCAGGAATAGAGATGGGCGGTGCCCACCGCCACCGTGGACGGCAGGCCGAATCCCAGCGTCAGAACGGGCAGCAGGAGGACCCCGCCACCGATGCCGGTCATGCCGATGCAGGCGCCGATCAGCGCGCCGGACACGAGTTGTACGACGGTTTTCAGGACTTCCAGGTCCATAGAAGGTGAAACGGCTCCCTTCGCACGGGCGCAAACCGCTTCCGACTACCTGCGCTCCCACCTATTTTTCTCTTGCCACACCCCTGCAAACGATGCAAACATGACCTTGCGATGATTCCGACCAAACCATACGCGGCCACGGACCTCGGCATCTTCCGGTTTCTCGACGGCAAGTTGCTCGTCTACCTGGTCGAGTTGAAGATCGAACCCTTCGTGGGCCGATATTCGCTGCCCGGAACCCTGGTGCTCGAAACAGAAGACCTGGAGGCGGCGGTGCGGCGCGCCTACCGCGAGGCAACGGGCTGGTCGGGCGCCTACTTCGAGCAGGTCTACACCTTCTCCGCCATCGACCGGGACCCCAGGAGACGTACGATCTCAACGGCCTACATGGGGTTTCCCGACCGTCCTGGCGAACCCTTTGAACCGGTAGACAAGTACCGCACGGGGGAGTGGTTCTACGTCAATGACACCCCGTCGCTGGCGTACGATCACAATGAGATTCTGAAGGTGTGCACGGACAGGATCGCGGCCAAACTGAATTACACGAATATCGCACTGCTGCTGCTTCCCGGAGAATTCAC includes the following:
- a CDS encoding sulfite exporter TauE/SafE family protein, producing MDLEVLKTVVQLVSGALIGACIGMTGIGGGVLLLPVLTLGFGLPSTVAVGTAHLYSCLCKLPAVFFHFRQGTIRFRTSAYFLAGAVPVSVAVALWITGYAGDMDPADPAWQALQTNLRQFIAAVVILSGLLILWHMFMRPVSRAVKDRADQADRADQAGQQISARVTGAKIVLAVALGTVIGGLIASTSVGSGILIVPLMIIIFRLTAVDTVGSSIFIALSLTFTSSIIYAGSSQLDLAIAVTMAAGSLVGVPLGVRMSRKLPERYLQTTITGLVLAAGGVMLFGG
- a CDS encoding NUDIX hydrolase, with amino-acid sequence MIPTKPYAATDLGIFRFLDGKLLVYLVELKIEPFVGRYSLPGTLVLETEDLEAAVRRAYREATGWSGAYFEQVYTFSAIDRDPRRRTISTAYMGFPDRPGEPFEPVDKYRTGEWFYVNDTPSLAYDHNEILKVCTDRIAAKLNYTNIALLLLPGEFTMSELQCVYEQGLGEELETGSFSDKVLSLGMIEATGGERPAGNVPPVPLYRAVHRELQEIPFI